A genomic window from Candidatus Zixiibacteriota bacterium includes:
- the murQ gene encoding N-acetylmuramic acid 6-phosphate etherase, producing MRDLAYLTPMGEYDDLIAQLNHLGTEQINPRTTDIDRLSPLEIAQRINDEDQTVAGVVRQALPKIAQAAELFAATLRSGGRVFYIGAGTSGRLGVLDAAECPPTYGTEPEQIVGVISGGYDTLVLSKEGVEDQTEAAKQDLMAHGITARDIVIGLAASRRTPYTLAGIAYAHSIGCKTVFVICNKAEFIPVTPDIVIELPVGPEAITGSTRMKSGTAQKLTLNTISTTAMVLLGKTYGNLMVDLQARSQKLAARSRKILMDLFDLEVAEAETLLKQADGSVKTAIVMHRHQCSADEARKKLEKAGGFVSRIRDSE from the coding sequence ATGCGGGACCTTGCCTACCTTACCCCTATGGGTGAGTACGATGATCTCATCGCACAACTAAACCATCTTGGCACCGAACAGATCAATCCGCGGACAACCGATATCGACCGGCTGTCGCCTCTTGAGATCGCACAGCGGATAAACGATGAGGACCAGACGGTGGCGGGAGTGGTACGGCAGGCGCTGCCGAAAATTGCGCAGGCAGCCGAGCTGTTTGCGGCTACCCTGAGAAGCGGTGGGCGCGTGTTCTACATCGGGGCCGGCACGTCCGGCAGGCTCGGTGTACTTGACGCCGCCGAGTGCCCGCCCACCTATGGGACGGAGCCGGAGCAGATTGTGGGTGTGATCTCCGGTGGCTATGACACGCTGGTTTTGTCGAAAGAGGGGGTCGAGGATCAGACCGAGGCAGCTAAGCAAGACTTGATGGCGCACGGCATCACCGCCAGGGATATTGTCATTGGCCTGGCAGCTTCTCGCCGCACACCCTATACGCTGGCAGGGATAGCGTACGCACATTCGATTGGCTGCAAAACGGTATTTGTCATCTGTAACAAGGCGGAGTTCATTCCTGTTACGCCGGACATCGTGATTGAACTGCCGGTCGGGCCGGAGGCGATCACCGGCTCCACACGGATGAAATCCGGGACCGCACAAAAACTGACCCTGAACACAATTTCGACAACCGCCATGGTCCTTCTGGGTAAAACCTACGGAAACCTGATGGTGGACCTACAGGCACGATCGCAGAAGTTGGCGGCACGATCTCGCAAGATCCTGATGGACTTGTTTGACCTAGAAGTGGCTGAAGCTGAGACGCTTTTGAAGCAGGCGGATGGATCAGTGAAGACGGCAATTGTCATGCACAGACATCAGTGCTCTGCCGATGAGGCCCGGAAGAAACTGGAAAAGGCGGGCGGATTTGTTTCGAGGATTCGAGATAGCGAATAG
- a CDS encoding heme-binding domain-containing protein yields MTRQNLLMLMPGLMIPLLLSAGLLLAHGEKDTHESDSTKNMPSAPIESGVAARQDSLFAVINTEYNGLKPIFEKSCFDCHSKFTKFPWYHKIPGIKQLIDSDIKEGRKHLDLSDGFPFASHASLPETLEDMKEQVSKGEMPLLSYRLIHWGTGLSGARRDSVTSWLDSAKIRVIRFYDEANIPYEQKKSED; encoded by the coding sequence ATGACTCGCCAAAACCTGTTGATGCTCATGCCGGGCTTGATGATTCCCCTGTTATTGTCGGCCGGCCTCCTGCTTGCTCACGGCGAAAAGGACACCCATGAGTCGGACAGCACAAAAAACATGCCGAGTGCGCCGATTGAATCCGGGGTTGCCGCACGTCAGGACTCGCTGTTCGCCGTTATCAATACAGAATACAACGGACTGAAACCGATTTTCGAGAAGAGCTGTTTTGATTGCCACAGCAAGTTCACGAAGTTCCCATGGTATCACAAGATTCCCGGTATAAAACAGCTCATCGACAGCGACATCAAAGAAGGGCGGAAACACCTTGACCTGTCCGACGGCTTTCCATTTGCAAGCCATGCTTCGCTGCCGGAGACGTTGGAGGACATGAAGGAGCAGGTCTCCAAAGGGGAGATGCCACTACTCAGCTACAGACTCATACACTGGGGGACCGGCCTGAGCGGCGCGCGCCGTGATTCGGTGACCAGCTGGCTGGATAGTGCGAAAATACGGGTGATACGTTTCTATGACGAAGCGAACATTCCTTACGAGCAGAAGAAGTCCGAGGATTAG
- a CDS encoding right-handed parallel beta-helix repeat-containing protein produces the protein MFSGRTQAAGLLLALLGTNLFAAKLRVERGSDLQGVIDYARDGDTLLLGAKTFEAKPTQFADPLCGNCLEAKTDVKASCGFIIKNKGLLLLGADRTDTRLVTYAGYGLYLENASGTVIQNLTITGGRRDLDGNATDAAIVVRNSRVLIADCDLRDNTHRPESVVVGIGGVFGREGAELIIEHCNIVNNGWDGVALYRGASLIITDCLIKDGRGAGIGVTWDGTCIAYRNEITGYWKGIGAFGTAVVVARNNLVHDNLGWGMVATGASTMDMMNNVVHHNGNCGIAPWSTEARGRIVNNIVTENGWREQWVCPCVGVWNYGDWAKWKFAHNIVWNNKAGQYEGIWDQTEINGNLNVDPKFVGPGDYHVQQDSPALNAGDSTTFNIDGSVSHIGLYGGPQAPRR, from the coding sequence ATGTTTAGCGGCCGAACTCAAGCTGCCGGCCTGCTGCTGGCGCTTTTGGGCACCAACCTGTTCGCCGCTAAACTAAGAGTCGAGCGTGGTTCCGATCTCCAGGGAGTAATCGATTATGCCAGGGATGGCGACACGCTCCTTTTAGGGGCCAAGACTTTCGAAGCCAAACCGACTCAATTTGCCGACCCCCTCTGCGGCAACTGCCTTGAAGCCAAAACCGACGTCAAAGCCAGTTGCGGGTTCATAATCAAGAACAAAGGTCTCTTGCTGTTGGGCGCCGACCGCACCGACACCCGGCTCGTGACCTATGCGGGGTACGGTTTGTACCTCGAAAACGCTTCCGGCACCGTCATCCAGAATCTGACGATTACCGGTGGACGGCGGGACCTCGACGGCAACGCCACCGATGCCGCTATCGTTGTCCGCAATTCTCGCGTCCTCATCGCAGACTGCGACCTGCGGGATAACACGCATCGGCCGGAGAGCGTAGTCGTCGGTATCGGGGGCGTTTTCGGACGGGAAGGAGCCGAGCTCATAATTGAGCACTGTAATATCGTCAACAACGGCTGGGATGGTGTCGCGCTCTACCGTGGTGCCTCGCTGATTATCACTGACTGTCTAATCAAGGATGGCCGCGGCGCCGGTATCGGCGTAACATGGGATGGTACCTGTATCGCCTATCGCAACGAAATCACCGGTTACTGGAAAGGGATCGGGGCGTTTGGGACGGCCGTGGTGGTCGCCCGCAACAACCTCGTGCATGACAATTTGGGCTGGGGGATGGTGGCCACCGGGGCTTCCACCATGGACATGATGAACAACGTGGTGCATCACAACGGCAATTGCGGTATCGCCCCATGGTCGACCGAAGCGCGGGGGAGGATCGTCAACAATATCGTCACCGAAAATGGCTGGCGCGAGCAGTGGGTCTGTCCTTGTGTGGGTGTCTGGAACTATGGGGACTGGGCAAAGTGGAAATTCGCCCACAATATCGTTTGGAACAACAAAGCGGGACAGTACGAGGGGATCTGGGACCAGACGGAGATAAACGGCAACCTGAATGTCGACCCCAAGTTTGTCGGCCCGGGTGATTATCACGTGCAACAAGACTCGCCCGCGCTAAACGCGGGTGACTCCACCACCTTCAATATCGACGGTTCTGTCTCGCACATAGGTCTCTACGGCGGCCCGCAGGCCCCTCGACGATAG
- a CDS encoding cytochrome c3 family protein: MKCVWGFAIMLLAATAALSQDDRCVSCHGSQRPADQANAQIIDTTVLKSSVHAAVSCTECHAIDPDMPHRGNRTVYCARCHGKEAESFNKSPHVLGRKENIEKLPTCITCHGGHDVLAIKDPNSRTNHRNAVRICIGCHEDQQVTEQALKLPKPAVIKAYENSVHGRALMIEGKANAPACVDCHGSHSFLASDDPESPVYKTHIAATCGRCHHEIAQTYTESVHGQALSQGVMDSPTCTSCHGEHDIRPHADPESRVYKTSVSRTCSDCHASEKVVAKYGLKADRISTFQESFHGAAGALGDTRVANCSSCHGVHDIYPQDDSRSLINAANIDRTCGQCHEGLPQSFTKGAVHTSASVKESGGKFYVRQFYIWFISIIILAFIVYRVLEYKRRIKRVQ, from the coding sequence ATGAAATGTGTGTGGGGATTCGCAATCATGCTGCTGGCGGCCACGGCCGCCCTTTCGCAGGACGACCGGTGTGTGAGTTGCCACGGCAGTCAACGTCCGGCGGACCAGGCCAATGCCCAGATAATTGATACGACGGTTCTGAAAAGCTCCGTGCACGCAGCCGTCAGCTGCACGGAATGCCACGCGATCGACCCCGACATGCCACATCGGGGGAACCGGACAGTATACTGCGCTCGCTGTCACGGCAAAGAAGCCGAGAGCTTTAACAAGTCGCCACACGTCCTCGGGCGGAAGGAGAATATAGAGAAGCTCCCCACCTGTATTACCTGCCATGGCGGGCATGATGTTCTGGCCATAAAAGATCCCAACTCGCGTACCAATCACCGCAATGCGGTGAGAATCTGTATCGGGTGCCACGAAGACCAACAAGTGACCGAGCAGGCGCTCAAGTTGCCAAAACCGGCGGTCATCAAGGCCTACGAGAACTCGGTTCACGGACGGGCCCTGATGATCGAGGGGAAAGCCAATGCGCCGGCCTGTGTGGATTGCCATGGGAGTCATTCATTCCTCGCTTCCGATGATCCGGAGAGCCCGGTGTACAAGACTCACATTGCTGCAACCTGCGGCCGATGCCACCATGAGATCGCACAGACCTACACTGAGTCGGTTCATGGCCAGGCGCTTTCCCAAGGGGTGATGGATTCCCCTACGTGCACCAGTTGTCATGGAGAGCACGACATTCGCCCGCACGCCGACCCCGAATCACGCGTCTACAAAACCTCAGTCTCCAGGACATGCTCCGATTGCCATGCCTCGGAGAAAGTAGTGGCCAAGTACGGTCTGAAGGCTGACCGGATAAGCACCTTCCAGGAATCATTTCACGGTGCGGCCGGTGCGCTGGGGGATACCAGGGTGGCAAACTGTTCGTCGTGTCACGGCGTGCATGACATATACCCGCAAGACGACTCCCGCTCGCTCATCAATGCCGCGAATATCGACAGAACCTGCGGCCAATGCCACGAAGGGCTGCCACAATCGTTCACTAAAGGAGCGGTGCATACCTCGGCCAGCGTCAAAGAATCGGGCGGCAAATTCTACGTAAGACAGTTTTACATCTGGTTCATATCGATTATCATTCTGGCGTTTATCGTGTACCGGGTGCTGGAGTACAAACGCCGCATCAAACGAGTGCAGTGA
- a CDS encoding cytochrome b/b6 domain-containing protein: MDERTPQLRQKRQELIKDLTRNILDCAEPHIDPATPPEELQKTTTQIEERLQFEANVALSEVVTRFSVKRPKDKIEEAVERSFERFGKNFRAQHMLMFLSVVLLIITGMPLKFPEYGISRFVIVTIFGGLPNSTLIHRVAAVGLITVGAWHLGYIAFSRVGRRDFWLMIPRPRDIIDFFQTVMFFLGRRASGPKFHRFSFIEKFDYWAVYWGMVVMIGSGLILWFKEMFPKALFDIAREAHSDEGLLATLAIIVWHFYNVHFNPDVFPMSWVWWHGKLSEEQMKHHHPLEYAEIIEKEMQALTGETPAESSEDKK, translated from the coding sequence ATGGACGAACGGACGCCGCAACTTCGCCAGAAGCGCCAGGAACTGATCAAGGATCTCACCCGGAACATCCTTGACTGCGCCGAGCCACATATCGATCCGGCCACCCCGCCTGAAGAACTCCAGAAAACGACGACGCAGATCGAGGAACGCCTGCAGTTTGAGGCGAACGTGGCGCTCAGCGAGGTGGTCACGCGGTTCAGCGTCAAACGCCCCAAGGATAAGATTGAAGAGGCTGTCGAACGGAGTTTCGAGCGGTTCGGCAAGAACTTCCGCGCCCAACACATGCTCATGTTCCTGTCGGTGGTTCTCCTGATCATCACCGGCATGCCGCTCAAGTTTCCAGAATACGGCATATCGCGGTTCGTGATTGTCACCATATTCGGCGGGTTGCCGAACTCCACGCTCATACACAGGGTAGCGGCGGTTGGCCTGATAACGGTCGGTGCCTGGCACCTTGGCTACATTGCGTTCTCCCGCGTGGGACGGCGTGATTTCTGGCTGATGATCCCTCGTCCCAGAGACATTATCGACTTCTTCCAGACGGTTATGTTTTTCTTAGGGAGACGAGCTTCCGGTCCCAAATTCCACCGATTCTCGTTTATCGAGAAGTTCGACTACTGGGCAGTCTATTGGGGCATGGTGGTAATGATCGGCTCCGGGCTGATCCTCTGGTTCAAGGAGATGTTTCCGAAGGCGCTGTTCGATATCGCCCGCGAGGCGCACTCCGACGAAGGGCTCTTGGCCACGCTGGCCATTATCGTCTGGCATTTTTACAACGTCCATTTCAATCCCGATGTTTTCCCGATGAGCTGGGTCTGGTGGCACGGCAAGTTGAGTGAAGAACAGATGAAGCATCATCACCCGCTCGAATACGCAGAGATCATCGAGAAAGAAATGCAGGCGCTTACCGGCGAGACACCAGCGGAATCGTCCGAGGACAAGAAGTAA
- a CDS encoding sigma-54 dependent transcriptional regulator, with product MARILIVDDEDNIRLSLKSALDRRGHDVVTAADCRQAREFMSAPFEIVFLDVFLPDGSGLDLLKEFLTKRRGQTIVMISGHADIDTAVKAIRLGAHDFIEKPLSLDRIFITLDNIGRTKQLVSERDRLAGRLYGEMVGNSEAVRRIKDDIARSAGKTTRFLILGENGTGKELVAHLIHQQSRNSEGPFVAVNCAALPKELVESELFGHTQGAFTGATQARKGRFQEANGGTIFLDEIGDMSPEAQAKILRVTETKEVSPVGSDRSYSVDCVIIAASNRNLEQLVSEKTFRQDLYYRLNVVTFTLPPLRQRREDIAALAEHFLARFAVESGAEVKRLTADAMSLLMTLEYPGNIRELKNLIERIGIYCEGPEVSVEQLRTLLPPGQKRQVTSLKVAVDDFEQEYIEAALARNGGNVAETARQLGIERSHLYKKIRRLKGE from the coding sequence ATGGCCCGGATCCTCATTGTCGACGACGAGGACAACATCAGGCTGTCTCTCAAGTCAGCCCTGGATCGGCGCGGACACGATGTAGTCACTGCCGCCGATTGTCGTCAGGCTCGCGAATTCATGTCCGCCCCGTTCGAGATCGTGTTTTTGGACGTATTCCTTCCCGACGGCAGCGGCCTTGATCTACTGAAGGAATTTCTGACGAAACGCCGTGGCCAGACGATTGTCATGATCTCGGGCCATGCGGATATCGATACGGCGGTCAAAGCGATTCGGCTGGGGGCGCATGATTTTATCGAAAAGCCGCTCTCGCTCGACCGCATTTTCATCACCTTGGACAACATAGGCCGCACCAAACAGCTCGTGTCGGAACGGGATCGATTGGCGGGACGACTGTATGGCGAGATGGTCGGCAATTCTGAGGCCGTGCGGCGTATCAAAGACGATATTGCCCGCTCTGCCGGCAAGACGACGCGGTTTCTCATCCTGGGCGAGAACGGCACCGGCAAGGAGCTGGTGGCGCACTTGATTCATCAGCAGAGCCGCAATTCCGAGGGGCCGTTTGTGGCAGTCAATTGCGCCGCGCTGCCGAAAGAACTCGTGGAGTCGGAGCTATTCGGCCACACCCAGGGGGCATTCACCGGCGCCACGCAGGCGCGCAAAGGTAGATTCCAAGAGGCGAACGGCGGCACGATCTTTCTCGATGAGATCGGCGATATGTCGCCTGAGGCTCAGGCGAAGATACTCCGCGTGACCGAAACGAAGGAAGTTTCTCCAGTCGGTTCGGACAGGTCGTACTCAGTTGACTGTGTCATTATCGCCGCTTCCAACCGCAATTTGGAACAACTGGTGAGCGAGAAGACGTTTAGACAGGATTTGTATTACAGGCTAAATGTCGTCACCTTTACTCTGCCTCCTCTGCGGCAACGCCGCGAAGACATAGCTGCGCTTGCGGAGCATTTCCTGGCCCGCTTTGCCGTCGAGAGCGGCGCCGAGGTGAAACGACTAACGGCGGACGCCATGTCGCTTCTCATGACGCTCGAGTACCCGGGCAATATCCGCGAATTGAAAAACCTGATCGAACGAATCGGAATCTATTGTGAGGGACCGGAGGTATCTGTGGAGCAGCTTCGGACTCTCCTGCCGCCCGGCCAGAAGCGGCAGGTGACAAGCCTCAAAGTAGCCGTCGATGATTTCGAGCAGGAATATATCGAAGCGGCGCTGGCACGAAATGGCGGCAACGTTGCTGAGACGGCCCGGCAGCTTGGGATCGAGCGGTCTCACTTATACAAGAAGATCCGACGCCTCAAAGGTGAGTGA
- a CDS encoding ATP-binding protein, which yields MTFTQRIRFYLFAGALLPPLLIMAVIYFHAAGQAEEIERQNAFDEIQKFNRYRQSFVAELRQKLLHAAADPVFSRAVTMLRSGRRQPVDLTGQLNELDFVEVVDSSNRVLLSANRPALVGDTVLPGSAPAMWDSLAWYETVEYDLNGAHAAFALLIPMDSNRRLYAGEYFDQRFLEAARGVINANLDVVFSDDSISAQTLPASIETGTLYRENDLYRSLLAGGKSSGFYLSATITTDSQKPVFRSLLAVAGAVAVGSVAIALALGFYMSYRTKREVDNLITATSRVADGDLNTTVMAYEEGEFAHLADSFSAMIAKLKESQQRLAVSQKIAAWQTMGRKIAHEVKNSLTPIAVCADDLRRSYQEGLPDFDSVLDKNTQMIRTEVNRLTRLLDEFVRFARMAPPIKTETSVEQLQNALGQLYRRELSEGRLVLVNRCGTQQFPLDPEQIKQLLINLVKNSLEASSDGQIVVECSSTETAFVIDVLDDGPGFPDEKLQRGFEPYLSTKKDGSGLGLAICQRIAVDHGGTIDMFNRSDGGAGVRLTIPRE from the coding sequence ATGACCTTCACTCAGCGAATCCGATTCTACTTGTTCGCCGGGGCGCTGCTACCGCCGCTTCTCATAATGGCGGTCATCTATTTCCATGCGGCGGGACAGGCCGAAGAGATCGAGCGACAGAACGCATTCGATGAGATTCAGAAATTCAACCGCTATCGACAGTCGTTCGTGGCCGAGCTTCGGCAGAAACTGCTTCATGCGGCTGCTGACCCTGTCTTTAGTCGCGCTGTTACCATGCTCCGATCCGGCCGCCGCCAGCCGGTGGATTTGACCGGACAGTTGAACGAGCTTGATTTTGTCGAAGTGGTCGACTCATCCAATCGGGTGCTGCTCAGCGCCAATCGTCCAGCCCTTGTCGGCGATACGGTTCTGCCGGGCTCAGCACCTGCGATGTGGGATTCCCTTGCCTGGTATGAGACGGTTGAGTACGACCTCAATGGTGCGCATGCCGCTTTCGCTTTGCTGATCCCCATGGACAGCAACAGACGCCTGTATGCAGGAGAGTATTTCGATCAGCGATTTCTCGAAGCGGCGCGAGGAGTCATCAACGCCAACCTCGATGTCGTATTCTCCGACGATTCGATCTCCGCACAGACCTTGCCGGCGAGCATTGAAACAGGCACATTATACCGGGAGAACGACCTGTACCGCTCCCTGCTTGCAGGAGGTAAGTCGTCAGGATTCTATCTGTCTGCCACAATCACTACCGACAGTCAGAAGCCGGTGTTTCGATCGTTGTTGGCTGTGGCAGGAGCGGTAGCGGTCGGCAGTGTGGCAATCGCTTTGGCGCTGGGATTCTATATGTCATATCGCACTAAACGCGAGGTCGACAATCTGATCACCGCCACTTCGCGGGTTGCCGATGGAGACCTCAATACTACCGTAATGGCGTACGAGGAGGGAGAGTTTGCCCATCTGGCAGATTCATTCAGCGCCATGATCGCCAAACTGAAAGAATCCCAGCAGCGCCTGGCGGTAAGCCAGAAGATCGCGGCGTGGCAGACCATGGGGCGGAAAATCGCACATGAAGTGAAAAACTCATTGACGCCGATCGCCGTATGCGCCGACGACCTCCGACGCTCGTATCAGGAGGGGCTTCCGGATTTTGACTCCGTGCTGGACAAAAACACTCAGATGATTCGCACAGAAGTGAACCGCTTGACCAGGCTGCTCGACGAGTTCGTCCGATTCGCACGGATGGCGCCCCCCATCAAAACAGAAACATCGGTGGAACAGCTTCAGAATGCGTTGGGGCAGTTGTATCGGCGAGAGCTGAGTGAAGGACGGCTGGTGCTGGTGAATCGCTGCGGCACCCAGCAGTTCCCTCTTGATCCTGAACAGATCAAGCAGCTACTTATCAACCTCGTGAAGAACTCCCTGGAAGCATCAAGTGACGGACAGATCGTGGTGGAGTGCTCGTCGACCGAAACAGCGTTCGTGATCGACGTTCTGGACGATGGTCCCGGCTTTCCTGATGAGAAGCTCCAGCGAGGATTTGAACCCTATCTTTCTACCAAGAAAGACGGCAGCGGGCTGGGGCTGGCGATCTGCCAGCGAATAGCGGTGGATCACGGCGGCACGATCGATATGTTTAACCGATCAGACGGAGGCGCGGGGGTACGGCTGACCATCCCGCGAGAGTAA
- a CDS encoding cytochrome c3 family protein: protein MAILQNKKALITIGVLLVLVIGGGLILTNRTHHASFCTSCHYMEPYVRHWKASGHADVECYKCHDYGVGRLTLSAIKYATGTFSPRPKANVHDESCLSSGCHEVRLLQGKTEFRKGIVFDHAVHLEKVLRGEKLRCTSCHNQIVQYDEEISQGHMAVNDKACFVCHFKDAGQGEAITGCDACHGMPKDTVEHAGFKFDHGPYLKLGVECKQCHTMIVKGDGAVPEAKCYSCHVERSRADYTREQLHQIHVTTNGIDCFKCHTDIEHGNFEMVSALEITCENCHIRQHNRPKQMYMGIGGKDTLDMPSAMFAAQVSCTGCHTHTTPQGEPLAHQEKKEAQRVSCVTCHGKGYDLMFDNWLEGTKAVLDEYDKYLKSVKADFVGIGGSQGSRSATREAIGTAEYNFEFVKDGHIPHNIRYALYLLNSSADRVQSAMTGIKDAYQSPDRGASLKPENSCMAFCHAKTLPEFVSYGGKQLPHLMHVKDLEQNCRICHSITVHGKTEIDKAACGACHE, encoded by the coding sequence ATGGCTATCCTGCAGAACAAGAAGGCGCTGATCACGATCGGCGTGCTGCTCGTGCTGGTCATAGGGGGAGGCCTGATTCTCACAAACCGCACCCATCACGCCTCGTTCTGCACATCGTGTCACTACATGGAGCCGTACGTACGGCACTGGAAGGCCTCCGGCCATGCCGATGTCGAGTGCTATAAGTGCCATGATTACGGGGTTGGGCGGCTTACCCTTTCTGCCATCAAGTACGCTACCGGGACTTTCTCTCCACGCCCCAAGGCGAATGTCCACGACGAGAGTTGTCTATCGTCAGGATGTCATGAAGTGCGTCTGTTGCAGGGGAAAACGGAATTCAGAAAGGGGATCGTGTTCGATCACGCCGTTCATCTGGAGAAAGTACTGAGGGGCGAGAAACTTCGCTGCACCTCTTGTCACAACCAGATCGTGCAGTACGACGAAGAGATATCCCAGGGGCACATGGCCGTGAATGACAAGGCCTGCTTTGTGTGTCATTTCAAAGATGCCGGGCAGGGGGAAGCGATAACGGGGTGCGATGCCTGCCACGGCATGCCGAAAGACACGGTGGAACACGCCGGGTTCAAGTTCGACCACGGTCCGTACCTAAAGCTCGGCGTGGAGTGCAAACAGTGTCACACCATGATCGTCAAGGGGGATGGCGCGGTTCCCGAGGCGAAATGCTATTCCTGCCATGTCGAGCGCTCCCGCGCCGATTACACCCGCGAGCAACTGCACCAGATTCACGTGACAACCAACGGGATCGACTGCTTCAAGTGCCATACGGATATCGAGCACGGCAATTTCGAGATGGTCAGCGCGCTGGAGATAACGTGCGAGAACTGTCATATTCGCCAGCACAACCGACCCAAACAGATGTACATGGGGATTGGCGGTAAGGACACGTTGGATATGCCGAGCGCGATGTTCGCGGCTCAGGTCTCCTGTACCGGTTGTCACACCCACACCACGCCGCAGGGGGAGCCACTGGCTCATCAGGAAAAGAAAGAAGCACAACGCGTGTCGTGTGTAACTTGTCACGGCAAAGGGTATGACCTGATGTTCGACAATTGGCTTGAGGGCACAAAGGCTGTCCTGGACGAATACGACAAGTACTTGAAGTCGGTGAAAGCTGACTTTGTCGGTATCGGCGGCAGCCAGGGATCACGAAGCGCCACACGCGAGGCGATCGGTACCGCCGAGTACAACTTCGAGTTCGTGAAAGACGGACATATCCCGCACAACATTCGGTACGCGCTTTATCTGTTGAACTCCAGTGCGGATAGGGTACAGTCGGCAATGACCGGGATTAAAGATGCGTATCAATCCCCGGATCGCGGCGCGAGCCTGAAGCCTGAGAATTCATGCATGGCGTTCTGTCATGCGAAGACGCTCCCGGAGTTTGTGTCGTACGGGGGGAAACAACTCCCGCACCTGATGCATGTGAAAGATCTCGAGCAGAACTGCAGGATTTGTCATTCGATTACCGTGCACGGCAAAACCGAGATCGACAAGGCCGCCTGCGGGGCGTGTCATGAATAA
- a CDS encoding DUF3142 domain-containing protein gives MLLIFSGVSLYRDSASRRDHVSYWLWAGLTAKDAPANSELYVFQGRISTDGGKTFYERQGLCPHPLKSSKLFLVYRLEGQLPDAKDVVDIFERSVAQWQRHPVSVSGIQLDFDSPTSKLIAYSHFVEEVRRQLAQNFALSITGLGDWAINGNQETMQSISSSTDEIVFQLYQGRRPLREIEIYIRELSEYPMPFRIGLISGAEIPTSVNTLKVNPNFQGIVYFIKKAI, from the coding sequence GTGCTATTGATATTCAGCGGGGTGTCGCTTTACAGAGATTCTGCTAGTCGTCGCGACCATGTTTCCTACTGGCTGTGGGCGGGATTGACGGCCAAAGATGCACCGGCAAATTCAGAATTGTATGTCTTTCAAGGTCGCATATCGACTGACGGAGGCAAGACATTCTACGAACGACAAGGTCTGTGTCCGCATCCTCTCAAGAGCAGCAAACTCTTTCTGGTGTATCGGCTGGAAGGACAGTTGCCGGATGCCAAGGACGTAGTAGATATCTTTGAGCGCAGCGTGGCGCAATGGCAACGCCATCCTGTCTCAGTCTCAGGTATTCAACTGGATTTCGATTCCCCCACATCCAAGCTGATAGCATATAGCCATTTTGTTGAGGAAGTCAGAAGACAACTTGCGCAGAATTTCGCGTTAAGCATCACGGGATTGGGAGACTGGGCGATAAACGGAAATCAAGAGACAATGCAGTCAATCTCGTCCTCCACGGACGAGATTGTATTTCAGCTGTACCAAGGGCGGCGGCCGCTTCGGGAAATTGAGATATACATAAGAGAACTGTCCGAGTACCCAATGCCGTTTCGGATCGGGCTCATTTCAGGGGCCGAAATTCCTACTTCAGTCAACACATTGAAAGTAAATCCGAATTTTCAAGGTATTGTCTATTTCATAAAGAAGGCCATATGA